The following proteins are co-located in the Leptospira selangorensis genome:
- a CDS encoding cobyrinate a,c-diamide synthase produces MIQEIKIPRILISGTGSGTGKTTFTIALTKALQAKGLKVSVFKCGPDYLDPGYHSFVTGKTCQNLDGWLMGKESVISSFVSASQGSDISIIEGVMGLFDGHSPNSETGSTAEIAKWLEVPTIILIDASGMAATFSAIASGIKNYDPQVPIQGFVANFIGSKSHLSIIETASIPLPVLGGFPKSNDYSFPERHLGLRTAGPDILTEEKLSYWQNLSEEWLDLNKILEIANSAPPLIAKELVETQTKTKDCKIGVAYDEAFHFYYEENFKKLREEGAELVFFSPLKDTKLPEVDGLYFGGGYPELFADPLSKNKGLIQEIKNFANSERPIYAECGGLMYLSSEIQTLEEKSFPMVGLIPGKAIMGPKLKSLGYVEVHTEKRTILGEAGIRFRGHQFRYSDLILENEDESLFSYHIRKRKSEQTTKEGYTVSNVLASYVHAHWASNPEIPKNFIASCRRFKV; encoded by the coding sequence ATGATACAAGAGATCAAAATACCTAGAATACTGATCTCCGGAACAGGAAGTGGTACGGGAAAGACCACATTTACAATAGCACTTACCAAGGCATTACAAGCTAAAGGTCTAAAAGTTTCTGTATTCAAATGTGGACCGGACTATCTAGATCCAGGCTATCATTCTTTCGTTACAGGTAAAACCTGCCAAAATCTGGATGGATGGCTGATGGGAAAAGAATCCGTAATTTCCAGTTTTGTAAGCGCAAGCCAGGGATCGGACATTTCCATCATAGAAGGAGTGATGGGATTATTCGATGGCCATTCACCCAATTCAGAAACAGGCTCTACTGCCGAAATTGCTAAATGGTTAGAAGTCCCCACAATAATATTGATAGATGCATCGGGAATGGCGGCGACTTTTTCAGCAATTGCTTCCGGTATCAAAAATTACGATCCTCAAGTTCCCATCCAAGGTTTTGTTGCAAATTTTATAGGAAGTAAAAGCCATCTTTCCATTATAGAAACTGCAAGTATTCCTTTACCTGTTTTAGGTGGATTTCCGAAATCCAATGATTATTCCTTTCCTGAAAGACATTTGGGACTTCGCACTGCCGGTCCGGATATTTTAACCGAAGAAAAACTTTCTTATTGGCAAAATTTATCGGAAGAGTGGCTGGATCTAAATAAAATTTTAGAAATTGCAAATTCTGCTCCCCCACTTATAGCGAAAGAATTAGTCGAGACTCAAACAAAGACGAAAGATTGTAAAATCGGAGTCGCCTACGATGAAGCATTTCATTTTTATTATGAAGAAAATTTTAAAAAATTGAGAGAAGAAGGAGCAGAACTCGTCTTTTTCTCTCCACTAAAAGATACTAAACTCCCGGAAGTAGATGGATTATACTTTGGAGGAGGATATCCGGAACTATTCGCAGATCCTTTATCGAAAAATAAAGGCCTAATACAAGAGATCAAAAATTTCGCAAATTCGGAAAGACCTATATATGCAGAATGCGGAGGACTGATGTATCTTTCCTCGGAGATCCAAACGTTAGAAGAGAAAAGTTTCCCCATGGTAGGACTTATTCCTGGCAAAGCGATCATGGGCCCTAAACTCAAAAGTTTAGGTTATGTAGAAGTTCATACCGAAAAAAGGACCATCCTGGGGGAAGCCGGCATCCGATTTAGAGGACATCAATTCAGATATTCCGACCTCATCTTAGAAAACGAAGATGAGTCATTATTCTCCTATCATATCAGAAAGCGAAAATCGGAACAAACAACTAAAGAAGGTTATACCGTTTCAAATGTTTTAGCAAGTTATGTGCATGCGCATTGGGCATCAAATCCTGAAATACCGAAAAACTTTATAGCTTCTTGTAGGAGATTTAAAGTTTGA
- the cobO gene encoding cob(I)yrinic acid a,c-diamide adenosyltransferase has product MNPSPEKKGLILVFTGPGKGKTTAALGILFRALGRGMKCGVVQFLKGKWETGERKFAKTIADLDFHVMGLGFTWESDDLDRDKKAARLAWEKSCEMIFSENYKILIFDEITYAFHYGWLTPEEVSEVLSKKPADLHIILTGRNCPNLLTDMADLVTHIESPKHPYKNGIPAQIGIDY; this is encoded by the coding sequence ATGAATCCCTCTCCTGAAAAAAAAGGACTCATCTTAGTATTTACCGGCCCCGGAAAAGGAAAAACCACTGCTGCTCTCGGAATTCTATTCAGAGCATTAGGAAGGGGAATGAAATGTGGAGTCGTTCAATTTTTAAAAGGAAAATGGGAAACCGGAGAGAGAAAATTCGCCAAAACAATTGCGGATCTGGACTTTCATGTAATGGGATTAGGATTCACTTGGGAAAGTGACGATCTGGACCGGGATAAAAAAGCGGCAAGATTAGCTTGGGAAAAATCATGCGAAATGATATTTTCAGAAAATTATAAAATACTCATATTCGATGAAATTACTTATGCGTTCCATTATGGATGGCTTACTCCGGAGGAAGTTTCGGAGGTCTTATCCAAAAAACCGGCAGACCTACATATTATTCTCACAGGAAGGAACTGTCCTAATCTTTTAACGGATATGGCGGATTTAGTTACTCATATAGAATCTCCGAAACATCCTTATAAAAACGGGATCCCCGCCCAGATCGGGATAGATTATTAA
- the cobM gene encoding precorrin-4 C(11)-methyltransferase — protein sequence MKVYIIGAGPGDPDLITIKGARLVETCPIVLYTGSLVPQRVIERAASTATVLDSSKMTLEDIISILEEAKKKDQDVARVHTGDPSIFGSTAEQMRKMDELGIPYEIVPGVSSFTAAAAMLGKELTLPEVSQSVVITRAEGRTPMPEKEKLETFASTGATLVFFLSVLHIRKITEELIPHYGKDCPVSVVQKATWPEQKIVTGTLETIVSKVKEEKITATAIIFVGKVLDCHDFADSRLYASDFSHKFRKANKKEITRKAHESLS from the coding sequence ATGAAAGTATATATTATTGGCGCTGGGCCGGGAGATCCTGATCTAATAACTATCAAAGGTGCGAGACTTGTAGAAACCTGTCCTATCGTTCTTTATACCGGTTCTCTCGTACCACAAAGAGTGATAGAAAGAGCCGCATCGACGGCAACAGTATTAGATTCATCTAAAATGACCTTGGAAGATATCATTTCTATCTTAGAGGAAGCTAAGAAGAAGGACCAGGATGTTGCGAGAGTCCATACAGGAGACCCGTCTATTTTCGGGTCCACTGCCGAACAGATGAGAAAAATGGATGAATTAGGAATTCCCTACGAAATAGTCCCGGGAGTCTCCTCGTTTACAGCAGCTGCGGCGATGCTTGGTAAAGAACTCACTCTTCCTGAAGTTTCTCAATCAGTAGTGATTACAAGGGCAGAAGGAAGGACTCCTATGCCGGAAAAAGAAAAATTAGAAACTTTCGCTTCCACTGGAGCCACCCTAGTATTCTTTTTAAGTGTTTTACATATTCGTAAAATTACAGAAGAACTTATTCCTCATTATGGCAAGGATTGCCCTGTATCCGTCGTGCAAAAGGCAACTTGGCCGGAGCAAAAAATAGTAACAGGGACCTTAGAAACTATAGTATCTAAGGTGAAAGAAGAAAAGATCACTGCAACCGCGATCATCTTCGTAGGAAAAGTATTAGACTGCCACGATTTTGCGGATTCCAGACTTTATGCTTCCGACTTCTCCCATAAATTCAGAAAGGCAAACAAGAAAGAAATTACTCGGAAAGCGCATGAATCCCTCTCCTGA
- the cobJ gene encoding precorrin-3B C(17)-methyltransferase, whose product MNETPKGKLNIVGIGPGNDSHITPAALSAIKEADSIIGYTTYINLVKHHLSGKQVTRTGMTEEITRAQTAVESAKSGQTVTLISSGDAGVYGMAGLVFEVLRKTGWKKGDSPEIKMIPGISADSSCGSLVGAPMVHDSARISLSDLLTPWTVIENRIESAAKGDFVINLYNPASGRRQRQIVEAARIIKKYRSGSTPVALVKSAYRRQENVQFSDLDHFLEFEIGMNTTVIIGSSQSFVYEGFFVTPRGYGNKYSLEDGSLKPGQNRAVSLRTENDLASRIPKESPSPNLNITNIQGAFVKTSTTVFEQEKEELVEHLDSSVSTALKVLQFLDTTHQKKDTQIPELRSEEKIQQLGRIGGSILYQNDKNYYLIGKLKRPTDLEIFGFYNPTEQDQKWVRLNIKDHSTLSRNQFDVLISFPSEGSPEEIYDLFSIYRNSSISERLWNYVLDNSKKTIWENKKYADARWLGHSPKQVWSSFRENILKCD is encoded by the coding sequence ATGAACGAAACTCCAAAAGGAAAATTGAATATTGTAGGAATAGGTCCGGGAAACGATTCACATATTACTCCTGCGGCATTATCCGCTATCAAAGAAGCCGATTCCATAATAGGATACACAACTTATATCAATTTAGTAAAACATCATCTAAGCGGAAAACAAGTCACTCGAACAGGAATGACAGAAGAGATCACTCGTGCACAAACAGCTGTAGAGTCGGCAAAGTCAGGACAAACCGTAACATTAATCTCTTCCGGAGATGCAGGCGTGTACGGAATGGCAGGTCTTGTATTTGAAGTTCTAAGAAAGACAGGCTGGAAAAAAGGAGACTCTCCTGAGATCAAAATGATCCCGGGAATAAGTGCCGATAGCTCCTGTGGTTCACTTGTAGGTGCTCCGATGGTGCATGATTCAGCAAGAATTTCACTTTCCGATCTTTTGACTCCTTGGACCGTGATCGAAAATCGTATCGAGTCAGCTGCCAAGGGTGATTTCGTAATCAATCTATACAATCCGGCCTCCGGCAGAAGACAAAGACAGATCGTAGAAGCTGCTCGTATTATCAAAAAATACAGATCTGGTAGCACTCCGGTAGCACTGGTCAAGAGCGCATACCGTAGGCAAGAGAATGTTCAGTTTTCGGATCTGGATCATTTTTTGGAATTCGAGATCGGAATGAATACTACGGTTATTATAGGTTCTTCTCAATCTTTCGTATATGAAGGATTTTTCGTAACTCCGAGAGGATACGGAAATAAATACTCTTTAGAAGATGGATCATTGAAACCAGGACAAAATAGAGCCGTTTCTCTAAGAACGGAAAACGACCTGGCCAGCAGAATACCGAAAGAATCACCTTCTCCTAATTTAAATATCACTAATATACAAGGTGCGTTCGTTAAAACAAGCACCACAGTTTTCGAGCAAGAAAAAGAAGAATTAGTCGAGCACCTGGACTCCTCCGTTTCTACGGCACTAAAGGTTTTGCAATTTTTAGATACAACGCATCAAAAAAAAGATACTCAGATCCCGGAATTAAGATCCGAAGAAAAAATCCAACAACTAGGACGTATAGGCGGATCTATTCTTTACCAAAATGATAAGAACTATTATCTGATTGGAAAATTAAAAAGACCTACCGACCTGGAAATATTCGGTTTTTATAATCCAACCGAACAAGATCAAAAATGGGTACGACTAAACATTAAAGATCATTCTACCCTTTCTCGAAATCAATTCGATGTTCTGATCTCTTTCCCCTCGGAAGGTTCTCCGGAAGAAATTTATGATCTATTTTCCATTTATCGGAATTCATCCATTAGCGAAAGGCTTTGGAATTACGTATTGGATAATAGTAAAAAGACCATCTGGGAAAATAAGAAATATGCGGATGCAAGATGGTTGGGGCATTCTCCCAAACAAGTTTGGTCCTCTTTCAGGGAAAATATTTTAAAATGCGATTGA
- a CDS encoding cobalt-precorrin 5A hydrolase, producing MIQSRKPYAIYVITKHGLKTGTELFHSLKGADIFVSPKFISEAPKESKLLSLPMEPTLRETFMEYDCHIYVISVGAVVRMISPLLVSKKTDPAVLCIDDQAKFTICVLSGHVGRGNFFTQKISDLLENIPVITTASDVSGTLTVDILGRELGWSLEDQDRNVTRACAAVVNETKVLFVQETGEPSFWPLEKDLPKGVEYSINLKNVDPKDYEILLISSDRTDIKTKTPEIYSNSVIYRPKSLILGLGCDKGIPKEVVENGIIKVLKEYNLSIECIKSIASVDAKKEEPAFLEVSKKYGWDFITFSAEKLDQVDGISEISKAASEYVGTRSVSEASALLLSGSDKLLVTKQKYKETEGGKNLTVAVSRIPFETRSEIRAESLEKV from the coding sequence ATGATTCAGAGTAGAAAACCCTACGCAATCTATGTAATCACCAAACATGGTTTAAAAACGGGAACAGAATTATTTCATTCTCTAAAAGGAGCGGATATATTCGTTTCTCCCAAATTTATCTCGGAAGCTCCTAAAGAATCCAAACTTTTAAGTCTTCCTATGGAACCTACACTTAGGGAAACTTTTATGGAGTACGATTGCCATATTTATGTGATCAGTGTAGGTGCAGTAGTTCGGATGATCTCTCCACTTTTGGTCAGTAAAAAAACGGACCCGGCAGTTCTTTGTATAGATGATCAAGCAAAGTTCACTATCTGCGTTTTGTCCGGCCATGTTGGAAGAGGCAATTTTTTTACTCAGAAAATTTCCGATCTTTTGGAAAATATTCCGGTAATCACAACAGCTTCCGACGTTTCAGGAACTTTGACTGTAGATATTTTGGGCAGAGAGTTAGGCTGGAGTTTAGAGGACCAAGACAGAAATGTAACCAGGGCTTGCGCAGCAGTAGTAAATGAAACAAAGGTTTTGTTCGTACAAGAAACTGGTGAACCGAGTTTTTGGCCCTTAGAAAAAGATCTGCCCAAGGGTGTAGAATATTCTATTAATTTAAAGAATGTAGATCCTAAAGATTATGAAATCCTTTTGATCTCGAGCGATAGAACGGACATTAAAACAAAAACTCCGGAAATATATTCGAATTCCGTGATCTACAGGCCAAAATCCCTGATTTTAGGCTTAGGTTGTGATAAAGGAATTCCAAAAGAAGTAGTAGAGAACGGGATTATAAAAGTATTAAAAGAATATAATCTATCTATTGAATGCATAAAATCTATTGCCAGCGTAGATGCTAAAAAAGAAGAACCTGCGTTTTTGGAAGTTTCAAAAAAATACGGCTGGGATTTTATAACCTTCTCCGCTGAAAAATTGGACCAGGTGGATGGAATTTCAGAAATTTCTAAAGCGGCGTCTGAATATGTCGGAACTCGCTCGGTAAGCGAAGCCTCCGCACTTCTTCTTTCCGGATCAGATAAATTACTCGTTACTAAACAGAAATATAAAGAAACGGAAGGTGGAAAAAATCTAACGGTTGCAGTTTCAAGAATACCGTTTGAAACCAGATCAGAAATCCGCGCTGAAAGTTTGGAGAAAGTATGA
- the cobI gene encoding precorrin-2 C(20)-methyltransferase: MNVKTKYGKLYGVGVGPGATDLITLRAVNVLNTVPVLAIPKSSESLPSFSWRVCSPVVQENETQEKLFLHFPMTKDPNILIPAWDKAFKEIGLRLEKGLDVAFITQGDPSVYSSWSYLLDEAPERWPGIEIEIVPAVSSITAIPASLLTPLADGRERFCVLPATYGLEDLEKLIQDFDTIVLTKVGQVVPELIRILKEQNILENATYVSYGTTDRQRIVKDIESIKNETCDYFSMVVISIRRRKGVLRGISDDSE, translated from the coding sequence ATGAATGTAAAAACTAAATACGGAAAATTATACGGGGTCGGAGTTGGCCCTGGGGCAACCGACCTAATCACTCTCAGAGCGGTCAATGTACTCAACACAGTCCCAGTGCTTGCCATTCCAAAAAGTAGTGAGTCACTTCCCTCTTTTTCTTGGAGAGTTTGTTCCCCAGTAGTTCAGGAAAATGAAACACAAGAGAAATTATTTTTACATTTTCCGATGACCAAAGATCCGAATATACTTATCCCGGCTTGGGATAAGGCATTCAAAGAAATAGGTCTTCGATTGGAAAAAGGTTTGGATGTTGCATTCATCACACAAGGAGATCCTTCCGTATATAGCTCCTGGAGTTATCTATTAGATGAGGCACCGGAAAGATGGCCTGGTATCGAGATAGAAATTGTTCCGGCCGTTTCTTCTATTACCGCTATCCCAGCAAGTTTACTTACTCCTCTTGCAGACGGAAGAGAAAGATTCTGCGTTCTTCCTGCAACCTACGGTTTAGAGGATTTAGAAAAACTGATCCAAGATTTTGACACTATCGTTCTCACAAAGGTAGGACAAGTAGTTCCGGAATTAATCAGAATATTAAAAGAGCAGAATATTCTAGAAAATGCAACCTATGTTTCTTACGGAACGACCGACCGCCAAAGGATCGTAAAAGATATAGAATCCATCAAGAATGAAACTTGCGATTATTTCTCTATGGTTGTCATTTCCATCAGAAGACGAAAAGGAGTTCTAAGGGGGATTTCGGATGATTCAGAGTAG
- the cbiE gene encoding precorrin-6y C5,15-methyltransferase (decarboxylating) subunit CbiE codes for MKAVTVIGIGDDGCVGLSSKAMGAVARARILAGGERHLDFFPQFDGERIIIKNDVVKTAEKIAELSAEHTICVLASGDPLFFGIGNLILKKVGRDHVEFIPAPSSVQNAFSKIGVKWDDASFLSLHGRPIEGFITKLQSLSKVACLTDETNSPANIAKYLLHYSEIDWKVFVCENLGGKEEKVREFELETLAETPNISDLNVLIFIRKDPNWKPSPVLPFLGEDEYAKRLPKKGLITKKEIRILSLCALEIRPDSVVWDIGAGSGAVSIEAARIAREGKIYAVEVDSEGIEICQQNILSHKTDNVFLIHGKAPQALADLPSPDCVFIGGSKGNMKEIIELSWKRLSSGGCLVANAITLDNVSEAYKTFKDMELIPEVSLINISRGQKLADYLRYEALNPIHIFKIRKS; via the coding sequence TTGAAAGCGGTTACCGTTATAGGGATAGGAGACGATGGTTGCGTCGGACTCTCGAGTAAAGCAATGGGCGCTGTTGCAAGAGCAAGGATTCTCGCCGGAGGAGAAAGACATCTGGACTTCTTTCCTCAATTTGATGGAGAAAGGATCATCATCAAAAATGATGTAGTTAAAACTGCGGAGAAGATCGCTGAACTTTCTGCAGAGCATACGATATGTGTACTTGCCTCCGGAGATCCCCTGTTTTTCGGGATAGGAAATTTGATCTTAAAAAAAGTAGGAAGGGATCATGTTGAATTCATTCCGGCTCCAAGTTCGGTGCAAAATGCTTTTTCCAAAATTGGGGTTAAATGGGATGACGCTTCCTTTCTTTCTCTTCATGGAAGACCGATAGAAGGGTTCATTACAAAACTACAAAGTTTATCAAAGGTAGCCTGCCTTACTGACGAGACGAACTCTCCTGCCAATATAGCTAAATATTTATTACATTATTCTGAAATAGATTGGAAAGTATTCGTTTGCGAAAATTTAGGAGGAAAAGAGGAGAAGGTCCGTGAATTTGAACTGGAGACCTTAGCGGAAACCCCTAATATTTCCGATTTAAATGTACTTATCTTCATTAGAAAAGATCCGAATTGGAAACCTTCTCCAGTTCTCCCTTTTTTGGGAGAAGATGAATATGCGAAACGTCTTCCTAAAAAAGGGCTGATCACCAAAAAAGAAATCAGGATACTTTCTCTCTGCGCGTTGGAAATCCGACCAGACTCAGTGGTATGGGACATTGGAGCCGGCTCTGGAGCAGTTTCAATAGAAGCGGCCAGGATCGCAAGAGAAGGAAAAATATACGCCGTCGAAGTAGATTCGGAAGGAATCGAAATCTGCCAACAGAATATTCTCTCTCATAAAACGGATAATGTTTTTTTAATACATGGAAAAGCACCTCAGGCATTGGCCGACCTTCCCTCCCCAGATTGCGTATTCATAGGAGGGTCCAAGGGAAATATGAAAGAGATCATAGAGCTTTCCTGGAAAAGATTAAGCTCGGGCGGATGTTTAGTAGCGAATGCAATCACCTTGGATAATGTGTCCGAGGCTTACAAAACTTTCAAGGACATGGAACTAATCCCGGAAGTAAGCTTAATCAATATCTCCAGAGGCCAAAAACTCGCCGATTACCTCAGATACGAGGCATTAAACCCAATCCATATTTTTAAAATTAGGAAATCTTAA
- a CDS encoding precorrin-8X methylmutase, with translation MNDMRQMTSLGREIENSSFAIIDEEAGNHSHPPGDWEVVRRIIHATADFEYRDLTKIHSNAIRDGIQALKNGCPIICDVQMIIAGLNNERLDSYGCKTYSFISDPEVIQRAKENNSTRAIESMRKASSLGLLNGAVIAIGNAPTALLEIVRLVQEEGIRPSLVIGVPVGFVSAAESKEALLDIKFQSEYSIPYILTRGRKGGSTIAVSIIHALLLLSTEKKF, from the coding sequence ATGAACGATATGAGACAAATGACTTCCTTAGGAAGGGAAATCGAAAATAGCTCGTTTGCGATCATAGATGAAGAAGCGGGAAATCATTCTCATCCTCCCGGCGATTGGGAAGTTGTCAGACGGATTATACATGCCACTGCAGATTTTGAATATAGGGATCTGACTAAGATACATTCGAATGCAATAAGGGACGGGATCCAAGCATTAAAAAACGGATGCCCTATTATTTGCGATGTTCAGATGATCATTGCTGGATTAAACAATGAACGTTTAGATTCGTATGGCTGTAAAACTTATAGTTTTATTAGCGATCCGGAAGTAATCCAAAGAGCAAAAGAAAATAACTCCACAAGAGCAATAGAGTCCATGCGTAAGGCATCTAGTTTAGGACTCCTGAACGGAGCCGTAATCGCGATCGGAAATGCTCCCACTGCACTATTAGAGATAGTAAGACTTGTGCAAGAAGAAGGAATTCGTCCTTCTCTTGTGATCGGAGTTCCGGTTGGATTTGTTTCCGCTGCAGAATCTAAGGAAGCATTATTAGATATCAAATTCCAATCCGAATATTCCATCCCTTATATCCTTACGAGAGGAAGAAAAGGTGGAAGCACAATCGCTGTTTCCATCATACATGCACTTCTACTTCTTTCGACGGAGAAAAAATTTTGA
- a CDS encoding cobalt-precorrin-5B (C(1))-methyltransferase: MATKELREGFTTGACSAAAAKAATRVLILGQTIKEIETTLPNKRKVTFELKRCEISDDSAVCSIIKDAGDDPDCTHGAELTALVKLNQENKIILKGGEGVAVVTKAGLGLEIGEPAINPVPRKNITEMILEELIGSAFSGAEVTISVPGGQEMAKKTMNERLGLIGGISILGTTGIVKPYSTAAYKASVIQAIQVAREYGEHSIVLTTGGKSEKFAMDLLPNMNEISFIQVGDFIGTGIKTSIKEDIQHVIIVGMIGKLSKMADGVMMTHRGGSSVNTKMLANIARSLEIPEAVCTNIEAANTARHVLDICKESGHFYITTRICEIVSENCSKHGLGQRVSTYMVDFDGTLLGKFEAPEGWGIKGEVEQ; this comes from the coding sequence ATGGCAACCAAGGAACTAAGAGAAGGATTTACCACCGGAGCATGCTCTGCTGCCGCGGCAAAAGCCGCCACCAGAGTCCTGATCTTAGGCCAAACCATTAAAGAAATTGAAACTACCCTTCCTAACAAAAGAAAAGTTACCTTCGAACTAAAACGTTGTGAGATCTCTGATGATAGTGCGGTTTGTAGTATTATCAAGGACGCAGGAGATGATCCGGATTGTACTCACGGTGCGGAATTAACTGCATTAGTAAAACTAAATCAAGAAAACAAAATTATATTAAAGGGTGGAGAAGGAGTAGCTGTAGTTACTAAAGCGGGACTCGGCTTAGAGATCGGAGAACCTGCTATCAATCCGGTCCCAAGAAAAAATATTACTGAAATGATATTAGAAGAACTGATAGGTTCCGCATTCTCAGGTGCGGAAGTTACGATCAGTGTCCCGGGTGGCCAAGAGATGGCCAAAAAAACAATGAATGAACGTCTGGGGCTCATCGGAGGGATCTCGATCTTAGGTACAACCGGGATCGTAAAACCGTATTCCACTGCAGCATATAAGGCAAGTGTAATACAGGCCATACAGGTCGCTAGAGAATACGGAGAACATAGTATTGTTTTAACTACGGGAGGAAAATCGGAAAAGTTCGCAATGGACCTTCTCCCGAACATGAATGAGATCTCATTTATACAAGTCGGTGACTTTATAGGAACCGGTATCAAGACCTCTATTAAAGAAGATATCCAGCATGTGATCATTGTAGGAATGATCGGAAAACTCTCCAAGATGGCCGACGGGGTCATGATGACCCATAGAGGAGGCTCTTCCGTAAATACAAAGATGCTCGCAAATATTGCAAGATCTTTGGAGATCCCCGAGGCGGTCTGCACTAACATAGAAGCGGCAAACACTGCAAGACATGTATTAGATATTTGTAAAGAATCCGGGCATTTTTATATCACTACCAGGATTTGTGAGATCGTCTCCGAAAATTGTTCAAAACATGGATTGGGCCAAAGAGTATCCACTTATATGGTGGATTTTGACGGAACACTATTAGGAAAGTTTGAAGCTCCCGAAGGCTGGGGAATCAAAGGAGAAGTGGAACAATGA
- a CDS encoding FAD-dependent oxidoreductase, protein MSQKLLKLIHKENISASSDIYSFKKSDGSPFEFVGGQYVILNAGIDEDGKVIKRAYSILSSDSKTDSFQICVKRLGTGKASSILPELILGSELEYSGPWGKFVGDPIWPSPGFSLILATDTGITSLAGLLLSKKFSGRLDSTIAVWLKTKEEDFLSESELAKILSGIPNLPNIFQIPPISDQNRISNALEILKSILGDCTVPENVFLSGDGNVLREVRSELVRLGTLESRIGMEAFFNTQRNTSPAISLG, encoded by the coding sequence TTGAGCCAAAAACTTCTCAAACTAATCCATAAAGAAAATATAAGCGCTTCTTCGGATATATACAGTTTTAAAAAATCGGACGGTTCTCCTTTTGAATTTGTAGGAGGACAATACGTTATCCTAAACGCCGGAATTGACGAAGACGGAAAAGTTATTAAAAGAGCTTATTCCATTTTATCGTCCGATTCTAAAACGGATTCTTTTCAGATCTGCGTAAAACGTTTAGGAACCGGCAAAGCATCTAGCATTCTCCCTGAATTAATATTAGGATCAGAATTAGAATATTCGGGTCCTTGGGGAAAATTTGTGGGAGATCCAATATGGCCTTCTCCAGGTTTTTCTTTGATCCTGGCAACGGATACTGGAATTACCTCTCTTGCAGGACTTCTTCTTTCCAAAAAATTCTCAGGCCGTTTGGACAGCACAATAGCAGTTTGGCTCAAAACAAAAGAGGAAGATTTTCTTTCGGAAAGTGAATTAGCAAAGATCCTCTCAGGAATTCCCAATCTTCCGAATATATTCCAGATCCCACCAATTTCCGATCAGAATAGAATTTCAAACGCATTAGAAATTTTGAAATCGATCTTAGGAGATTGTACCGTTCCCGAGAATGTATTTTTAAGCGGAGATGGAAATGTTTTAAGGGAAGTAAGATCCGAATTAGTTCGTTTAGGAACCTTAGAATCCAGGATCGGAATGGAAGCGTTCTTCAATACACAAAGAAATACTTCACCGGCCATAAGTCTCGGATAA
- a CDS encoding DUF3209 family protein: protein MACHEIAALRLGMMNVLGIKDESVIQHEKNEIGPEALSSPGPIQSLTNANNFEDLIRFFEASLVELEQTISKLASEDPKTGYYTSLLILTKKVELDLKNSAKSFQTLYLDLEEMHDFVHEIYPS, encoded by the coding sequence ATGGCATGTCATGAAATTGCAGCTTTAAGATTAGGAATGATGAATGTTCTTGGGATAAAGGATGAATCCGTCATTCAACATGAAAAGAATGAAATAGGACCGGAAGCTTTGTCTTCTCCCGGACCGATCCAGTCTTTGACGAATGCGAATAATTTCGAGGATTTGATCCGATTTTTTGAAGCAAGTCTCGTAGAATTAGAACAAACAATTTCGAAGTTAGCTTCCGAAGATCCTAAAACAGGATATTATACTTCTCTTCTGATACTTACCAAAAAAGTGGAATTGGATCTGAAAAATTCCGCTAAGTCATTCCAAACCTTGTATCTGGATTTAGAAGAAATGCATGATTTCGTGCATGAGATCTATCCTTCTTAG